A genomic region of Desulfocurvibacter africanus subsp. africanus DSM 2603 contains the following coding sequences:
- a CDS encoding amino acid ABC transporter ATP-binding protein: MNMNPDNRETGQTPQSPPSPQSAMISVRGLHKWFGELHVLRGIDLDVTRSEVVTVIGSSGSGKSTLLRCVNYLERPQKGRVAIGGKPVEDTERAINAMRTKVGMVFQHFNLFPHMTVLGNVIEGPTQVLGKSKDEAVETARAYLDKVGLSDKVDVWPSQLSGGQKQRVAIARALAMEPEAILFDEPTSALDPELVGEVLAVMKELAAEGMTMVVVTHEMGFAREVADTVYFMDEGVILEQGTPEQVFGQPREDRTRAFLAQVL; this comes from the coding sequence ATGAACATGAACCCAGACAACCGGGAAACCGGCCAGACGCCCCAGTCGCCCCCATCACCCCAGTCTGCAATGATCAGCGTGCGCGGCCTGCACAAATGGTTCGGCGAACTGCACGTGCTGCGCGGCATCGACCTGGACGTGACCCGCTCCGAGGTGGTCACGGTCATCGGCTCCTCGGGCTCGGGCAAGTCCACCTTGCTGCGCTGCGTGAACTACCTGGAACGCCCGCAGAAAGGCCGCGTGGCCATAGGCGGCAAGCCCGTGGAAGATACGGAGCGGGCCATCAATGCCATGCGCACCAAGGTCGGCATGGTCTTTCAGCACTTCAACCTCTTTCCGCACATGACCGTGCTGGGCAATGTCATCGAAGGCCCCACGCAGGTCCTGGGTAAATCCAAGGACGAGGCCGTGGAGACCGCCCGCGCATACCTGGACAAGGTCGGGCTGTCGGACAAGGTGGACGTCTGGCCCAGCCAGTTGTCGGGCGGCCAGAAGCAGCGCGTGGCCATCGCCCGCGCCCTGGCCATGGAACCCGAAGCCATCCTCTTCGACGAGCCCACCAGCGCCCTGGACCCCGAACTGGTGGGCGAGGTGCTCGCGGTCATGAAAGAACTGGCCGCCGAGGGCATGACCATGGTCGTGGTCACGCACGAGATGGGCTTCGCCCGCGAGGTTGCCGATACCGTCTACTTCATGGACGAAGGCGTCATCCTGGAGCAGGGCACGCCTGAGCAGGTTTTCGGCCAGCCGAGGGAAGATCGCACCAGGGCTTTTCTGGCGCAGGTGCTGTAG
- a CDS encoding amino acid ABC transporter permease produces the protein MDYDFTVLPQFLPYFLPAAWMTLQVTALGILLGLALGLATAFLRISDKAVLNLPARGYIYVIRGTPLLLQLLFLYYGLRGTLGLSALTSAMLALGVHNGAYIGEIFRGAIGSIAPGQMEAARSLGMTYPRAMLRIILPQAFKRAVPALGNQFIIALKDSSLASAITINELLLKSQQLASSNFRMMEMLTIAALFYLFYTGVFTWLFSRVERRLSLSEGMI, from the coding sequence ATGGATTACGACTTCACGGTGCTCCCGCAATTTTTGCCCTATTTCCTGCCCGCGGCCTGGATGACCCTGCAGGTCACGGCCCTGGGCATCCTGCTCGGGCTGGCCTTGGGGCTGGCCACGGCCTTCCTGCGCATATCGGACAAGGCCGTGCTCAACCTGCCCGCCCGAGGGTACATCTACGTCATTCGAGGCACGCCGCTGCTGTTGCAGCTGCTGTTCCTGTATTACGGGCTGCGCGGCACCCTGGGCCTGTCGGCCCTGACCTCGGCCATGCTGGCCCTCGGCGTCCACAACGGAGCCTACATCGGCGAGATATTCCGGGGAGCCATCGGGTCCATCGCGCCCGGCCAGATGGAGGCCGCGCGCTCCCTGGGCATGACCTACCCACGGGCCATGCTGCGCATCATCCTGCCCCAAGCCTTTAAGCGAGCGGTGCCGGCTTTGGGCAACCAATTCATCATCGCGCTCAAGGACTCGTCCCTGGCCAGCGCCATCACCATCAACGAGCTGCTGCTCAAGAGCCAGCAACTGGCCTCGTCCAACTTCCGCATGATGGAGATGCTGACCATCGCGGCCCTGTTCTACCTCTTCTACACCGGCGTATTCACCTGGCTGTTCTCCAGGGTGGAGCGACGCCTGAGCCTCAGCGAGGGAATGATATGA
- a CDS encoding ABC transporter substrate-binding protein, whose amino-acid sequence MNMRHLLTTILLTLTLAALATGCGSDEQTALERVKQSGKISFAMSGGYPPFNFYNEQNELVGFDVDVANQVAKRLGVQFIPVTTEWSGIIEGLRSGAYDGILGSMAVTPERQKVVDFSSPYYYSGAQLVVRQDASYQSPDELKGKIVGVVTGTTFEQDAKQLGAGDVRLYKDDNQTLLELDNGVVDAVITDRVVGVNAQSGNRFNVRLLGSPLRSEDIAVVFKKDAGGLRDAVNAILATMHEDGTLRSISRKWLDADVTTK is encoded by the coding sequence ATGAACATGCGACACCTGCTGACCACGATCCTTCTCACGCTCACCCTGGCAGCCCTGGCCACGGGCTGCGGCTCCGACGAACAGACCGCCCTGGAGCGGGTCAAGCAAAGCGGCAAAATCAGCTTCGCCATGAGCGGCGGCTATCCGCCCTTCAATTTTTATAACGAGCAGAACGAGCTGGTGGGCTTCGACGTGGACGTGGCCAACCAGGTGGCCAAACGCCTGGGCGTGCAGTTCATACCCGTGACCACAGAGTGGAGCGGCATCATCGAAGGTCTGCGCTCCGGGGCCTACGACGGCATCCTGGGCAGCATGGCCGTTACGCCCGAACGTCAGAAAGTCGTGGATTTCTCCTCGCCCTACTACTACTCGGGCGCGCAGCTCGTGGTGCGCCAGGACGCGTCCTACCAGAGCCCGGACGAGCTCAAGGGCAAAATCGTGGGCGTGGTCACGGGCACGACCTTCGAGCAGGACGCCAAGCAGCTCGGCGCGGGCGACGTGCGCCTCTACAAGGACGATAATCAGACCTTGCTGGAGCTGGACAACGGCGTGGTGGACGCGGTCATTACCGACCGGGTCGTGGGCGTCAACGCCCAGAGTGGGAATCGCTTCAACGTGCGCCTGCTCGGCTCGCCCCTGCGCAGCGAGGACATCGCCGTAGTTTTCAAGAAGGATGCCGGGGGCCTGCGCGATGCGGTCAACGCAATCCTGGCCACGATGCACGAGGACGGCACGCTCAGGTCCATCAGCCGCAAGTGGCTCGATGCCGACGTGACCACGAAGTAA
- the pgi gene encoding glucose-6-phosphate isomerase translates to MIRLSQSPAWKALLDHYPQMADTHMRDLFASDPRRFNRFSLRVGDILLDYSKNLVNEETMRLLADLARQQQVEERRAAMFAGEKINTTERRAVLHVALRNRSNRPIYVDGHDVMPEVHRVLKHMRAFVRRVRAGEWTGWTGRRITDVVNIGIGGSDLGPLMATQALAYYRLPNMRAHFVSNVDATHLVETLKGLDPETTLFIVASKTFTTQETLTNANSAKGWLLDAAGDERAVARHFVALSTNVEAVKSFGIDPDNMFEFWDWVGGRYSLWSAIGLPIALAVGFDVFERLLDGAHAMDEHFRTTPLERNMPVILALIGVWYADFFGAESLAVLPYDQYLARFPAYLQQGDMESNGKGVTLNGQAVDYHTGPIIWGEPGTNGQHAFYQLIHQGTRMVPCDFLAPARSLNPVGDHHEKLLSNFFAQTEALMKGKTEEEALAEMEAAGKEPEEIERLLPHRVFPGNRPSNSILYRELTPETLGSLIALYEHKIFIQGAIWRINSFDQWGVELGKQLANAILPELQGDESLTGHDASTNGLINAYKAMRG, encoded by the coding sequence ATGATCCGACTCAGCCAATCACCCGCCTGGAAAGCCCTGCTGGACCATTATCCCCAGATGGCCGACACGCACATGCGCGACCTGTTCGCCTCTGATCCGCGGCGCTTTAATAGATTTTCCCTGCGCGTGGGCGACATCCTGCTGGACTACTCCAAGAACCTCGTCAACGAGGAGACCATGCGCCTGCTGGCGGACCTGGCCCGTCAGCAGCAGGTGGAGGAGCGCCGCGCGGCCATGTTCGCGGGCGAGAAGATCAACACCACTGAGCGGCGGGCCGTGCTGCACGTGGCCCTGCGCAACCGGAGCAACCGGCCCATTTACGTGGACGGCCATGATGTCATGCCCGAGGTCCACCGCGTGCTCAAGCATATGCGGGCCTTCGTGCGGCGCGTGCGCGCCGGCGAATGGACGGGCTGGACCGGCCGCCGGATCACGGACGTGGTCAACATCGGCATCGGCGGCTCGGACCTGGGGCCGCTCATGGCCACCCAGGCCTTGGCCTACTACCGCCTGCCGAACATGCGCGCGCATTTCGTATCCAACGTGGACGCCACGCATCTGGTCGAGACGCTCAAAGGCCTGGACCCGGAGACGACCCTGTTCATAGTGGCCTCCAAGACCTTCACCACGCAGGAGACCCTGACCAACGCGAACTCCGCCAAGGGCTGGCTGCTGGATGCCGCCGGAGACGAGCGCGCCGTGGCCAGACATTTCGTGGCCCTGTCCACCAACGTCGAGGCCGTGAAGTCCTTCGGCATCGACCCGGACAACATGTTCGAGTTCTGGGACTGGGTCGGCGGGCGCTATTCCCTGTGGTCGGCCATTGGCCTGCCCATCGCGCTGGCCGTGGGCTTCGACGTCTTCGAGCGGCTGCTCGACGGCGCGCATGCCATGGACGAGCATTTCCGCACCACGCCGCTGGAGCGCAACATGCCCGTCATCCTGGCCCTGATCGGCGTCTGGTACGCCGACTTCTTTGGCGCCGAGAGTCTGGCTGTCCTGCCCTACGACCAGTACCTGGCGCGCTTCCCGGCCTACCTGCAGCAGGGCGACATGGAGTCCAACGGCAAGGGCGTGACCCTGAACGGGCAGGCCGTGGACTACCACACCGGGCCCATCATCTGGGGCGAGCCGGGCACCAACGGCCAGCACGCCTTCTACCAGCTCATCCACCAGGGCACGCGCATGGTGCCCTGCGACTTCCTGGCTCCGGCCCGCAGCCTGAATCCCGTGGGCGATCACCATGAGAAGCTGCTGTCCAACTTCTTCGCCCAGACCGAGGCGCTCATGAAGGGCAAGACCGAGGAGGAGGCGCTCGCCGAGATGGAAGCCGCGGGCAAGGAGCCCGAGGAAATCGAGCGGCTCCTTCCGCACCGCGTCTTCCCGGGCAATCGACCCTCGAACTCCATTCTCTATCGCGAGCTGACGCCCGAGACCCTGGGCAGCCTCATCGCCCTGTACGAGCACAAGATCTTTATCCAGGGCGCCATCTGGCGCATCAACTCCTTCGATCAATGGGGCGTGGAACTGGGCAAGCAACTGGCGAATGCCATCCTGCCGGAGCTGCAGGGAGACGAGTCCTTGACGGGCCACGATGCGTCCACAAACGGCCTGATCAACGCCTACAAGGCCATGCGAGGCTAG